The segment CCTCTCAGTGGGCCGGTTTCAAGACCGGCTGGGACTTCAAGCCCCTGCACCTCGAATGGGGGCTCGACAGCGCCCTCGGCACCGGCTACTCCGGCCCGCTGCTCTTCCAGACCAAGGCCCGCATTCAGCCGTGGGAGGATGGCATGCTTGCCATCGGCGTCGCAGGTGTCGCCCTCACAGACACCCGTCGTGCGGGCGATCCCTTCACCTATGCCATGATGTACCACGACTTCCACGTCGTGCGCTTTCATGCAGGCTATGGCCTCCAGACACGAGGAGACAGTTACCTCTTCGGTGTAGATCGCACCTGGAAGCTCTTTGACCGCAATTTCAACCTCAACTCCGACATCGTGCAGTCCCGCAATCAGCACGGCATCATTGCCTCCGTTGGTGCCAAGTACTTTCTCAGCAAGCACATCGTTCTCGAGTCTTGGATGAACTTTCCGGACAAGGACCGCACCAGCTGGATCGCCAAGATCAACTACGTCTTCACCTTCTAATTCCCGTCCATACAAACTAGCCATGAAATCCATCCTCACTCTTCTCTCCGTCGCACTGCTCAGCAGCGCGGCCCAGGCCGAGATCGGCCTCATCACCTGCGCCGAGGCCAAGACACTCATCGAAAATCCGGATGCCTCCAAGCGCCCAATCGTGCTCGACACCCGCGGCGGCTACAAAGACTACTTCCGCGGCCATCTGCCCACCGCCCATCACATCAACTTCGACACCCTTCGCGGAACCAACGAGGCCGTGCCCGTGCAGTATCTGCCTGATGACATCACCCAAGCGCTGCTCGTGCGCGCTGGAGTGGACAAAAACCGTCTCCATCTCGTCTATGCCACCGGAGACGTCCTCCCCAACGACGAAATTCTCAGCACCAGCATGGTCGTTTATGTGCTGGAAAAATTCGGCGTGCAGAACATCAAGGTCGTCGATGGCGGCCTCGCCGAATGGAAGAAGCAGGGCTTTGCCGCCATCCAGGACTACTTTGGCAATCCCAAAGGCACCCTGCCGGAAAAAGGCATCACCACCATCACCGCCAACATCTCTGATGTGCAGGCCCATGTCGGCAAACCCGGCAATCTCCTCATCGACGCCCGCCCCATCAACGAGTTCCGTGGCGAGGACGACGTCTGGCTCCGCAAAGGCCACATCCCCGGTGCCATCAGCTTCCACTGGGCCCGCCTCATGGAAAAAGACAACACCCACAAGTTCAAACCCTTCGCCGAAGTGAAGGCAGAGCTGGAAAAAGCCTGCATCACTCCCGACAAAAACATCATCGCCTACTGCGGCACCTCCCGCGAAGGCAGCCTCCTCCAGTTCTACCTCAAACACGTTGCGGGCTATCCCAACGTCCGCCTCTACGAAGGCGCCTGGAAGGAATACGTCTGGCTCAACAACAAATCCCTCCCCGCCGAAACCGGTGGTGATCCAGCGGGTGTGAAGTAGTTCCACCGCATTCCATCAAATTCCGCCAAAGCGTCGTCATCACCCAGTGGCGGCGCTTTTTGATTAGTCCCCCATCGGCACACTGAACACCGCGATCCTCACACTCATTCCCTGTGCCGTCATCATCTGCTTCAGTGCATCCAGGCTCTGTGGCATCGCATCTGGCAGCCATGACAGTCCTTGGATAAAACTCCGCACTTCTCCTGCCAGCACATCGGCGTGCTCCACATTCAGCCGTGCCCAGCTGGCCTCATCCGTCAGCACAAGCGTCACCTCCACCATCTCCGGCAGCCGATGCCGCGTTTGTGCCGCCGTCACAGATCCCGGCTCCCACTGCTGCCTGCGCGTGTCATAGCATCGCTGTGCTGCCGGTGTCGTTTGCAGAAACATTGCCACCACATTCTCCGCCACCACGGACACATGACTCGGGTAGCTGCTGCTGCCTCCGCCTATCGGCTGGCTGAACCACTCATAAAGATCCGTCCGGCTCGTCAGCTGCGCCAGCTTGGGCGGGGTGCCGTTCACTCCACTGCTCTGAAACAACGTCATTTCACTGGCAGTCTGATGAAATTGCAAAAGACGAAACCGCCTCTGCACCGGAATCTGATTGGAAAAGACCGGCCTCCAGGCTTCATCACCGCTGTATTGAACAAAGAAGCCGCAGCACTGCAGCGCCTGACGCAGTCCTGAGCCGGTATCCGCAGCAGGTCGCTGAAAAAACACCGCATCACCGCAGGTCCCCGGCAGCCCAGGCAGCAGTTCTGCTGCAGGCCCGCATACAAAATGCAGGTCTGACGCCGGGACGATCTGGTTCAGATTCATGTCATAGCCGGAGCGCGTTTGAAGTGTCGCCTGCTGCAGCTGCCTGCCGATTATTCCATTTGCTGCATCCAGATTCTGCTGCGTTCCCGCTGCCGTCCGGCTTGTCATCCATGAGTGCTGCGTCGTGTTCAGCGCCTCGGCCATCAGCACCAGCAGCAGCACGAGAATCGCGGTGGAAACCATCACCTCGATGAAGGTCCAGCCGTGCTGCCGCCGGCTCATGAGCCGCCTCCGCTCGTCAGTGGAGCCAGCAGCAGCCGCTGTGCCCGCAGATGGTTCGCATTCGCGAAAGGATCATCCAGCATCTGGGTGCTGATCACAATGCTGATGCTTCGCATCGTGGTGCTGGCATCTCCCGGCATGGCTACATTTGTCGCAGGCAGCACTCTCGCGGCAAAAGTTGCATCCACTGTCCGGCTGGTGAGCGGCCTGCCCAGCGCATCAAAATAAAAATCGCCGCTGATCGTCGAGGCCGCACATTGCTGCCTCAATCTGGCAAAGATGCGCGCCATGGCATTCCGCTG is part of the Prosthecobacter vanneervenii genome and harbors:
- a CDS encoding sulfurtransferase yields the protein MKSILTLLSVALLSSAAQAEIGLITCAEAKTLIENPDASKRPIVLDTRGGYKDYFRGHLPTAHHINFDTLRGTNEAVPVQYLPDDITQALLVRAGVDKNRLHLVYATGDVLPNDEILSTSMVVYVLEKFGVQNIKVVDGGLAEWKKQGFAAIQDYFGNPKGTLPEKGITTITANISDVQAHVGKPGNLLIDARPINEFRGEDDVWLRKGHIPGAISFHWARLMEKDNTHKFKPFAEVKAELEKACITPDKNIIAYCGTSREGSLLQFYLKHVAGYPNVRLYEGAWKEYVWLNNKSLPAETGGDPAGVK
- the vccB gene encoding Verru_Chthon cassette protein B, which produces MKAHRAAFTLIESLLAVSMAAAVMLTLLALLPAGLDATRESAQRNAMARIFARLRQQCAASTISGDFYFDALGRPLTSRTVDATFAARVLPATNVAMPGDASTTMRSISIVISTQMLDDPFANANHLRAQRLLLAPLTSGGGS